One Natronorubrum halophilum genomic window, CGTCGTCATGGTCCTCTCGACGCTGTTCCCGCTCATATAGCGGGCTCGAGTACTACGTCTCTCGGGAGAGTGAAACCGGACCAACCGTTCCGGAATGCGAGACAATATATTTACGTGAGCCGCCCGATCACGTATGTATGGTCGTCGTAACAGCAATCGACGGAGAAAACGGGTCGGAACGCGTTCTCAGAGAAGGCTGGAAGCTGGCGTCGCAGTTCGACGAACCGCTTCACGTCATTCTCGTCTACGAGGAATCGGATCACAAGTACCTCATTAACAAGTCACTCAACATCGACGATGAGGTGTCGCCGGAGCAGGCGGAGGAACTCGCCGCCACGGTTATCGAGCAGGTTTCCGAGGGCGTGACCGACGAATACGAACCGGTCGGGCGCACCGGGAACCCGCCGGAGGAGATCATCTCCCACGCCAACGACGTCGATGCGAGCTACATCGTCGTCGGCGGTCGCTCTCGATCACCGGTCGGAAAGGCGCTGTTCGGAAGCGTCACCCAGTCGGTACTACTCGACGCCGACTGTCCCGTCGTCGCCGTCATGGCCGAACAATAATCGGGACGCGGTCTACAGCGCTGACCGGACGAGTCGTCCGGTGGCGCTCTCGAACGCACGACACGCACGACATCGCGCACCCGAGAGCGGGAAACACTTATGCAACTGACGACCACTGTCCATCGATATGGAACATCCCGCGCTCGTCAAGCGCCGGCGAGTCGCCGACGCGCTCGCACAGCGGTCGCTCGAAGAACTGTGGCTCTGCCGGCCGGAGAACGTCGCCTGGCTCGGTGGCGGCGACGTGGTCGTCGACGCGGCGAGCGAGATCGGCGTCGCCGCACTCGGCGTTCCCGCCGACGGCGGTGCCGTACGCCTCCTCGCGCCGAACAACGAACTCGATCGGATCCGCGAAGAGGAAGTACCCGCGCTCGAGGCGGCCGGAATCGACGTCGAGGTGGACCTGTACGAGTGGCACGAGTCGTCGCTTCCGGCGGCCGTCGCGGACCGACGTCAGGAGGCTTCCGGAGCCGACGTTCCGATCGAGGGAGTGGCCGAAGTCGATCCGGCGACGCTTCGGACGCCACTGCCCGCGGGCGAACTCGAGCGCTACGAGACGGCGTCTCT contains:
- a CDS encoding universal stress protein, whose translation is MVVVTAIDGENGSERVLREGWKLASQFDEPLHVILVYEESDHKYLINKSLNIDDEVSPEQAEELAATVIEQVSEGVTDEYEPVGRTGNPPEEIISHANDVDASYIVVGGRSRSPVGKALFGSVTQSVLLDADCPVVAVMAEQ